DNA from Hordeum vulgare subsp. vulgare unplaced genomic scaffold, MorexV3_pseudomolecules_assembly, whole genome shotgun sequence:
AAATAAGAAGGAATAGGGGAATATTCGATCGTTCAGTCCAAAAAGAGGGTCCTATTGAAAAAGAAATTATCCAAAATAGAAagaagtttttttttcaaattcaattgtTTATTTATCTCTTATTCCGAAATTTCCCTGAAAATCCAATTTCATTTTTTCATTCAATGGGGTTATATGATCTAGTTCTTAATATTATTACTTTACTCAATTGAAAAATTCCATAACAAATCTCTTGATTCGAAATTAGGGACTCATGTATCATCTGATGAATCCACTTTCTTTTACACTTCTGTATCTCACTCTATCTTGTTTTTTAGTATTATCTAAAATAACTGATGAATTATGAATTTTCCATAACTTAGGTAAATGCTTTACCAACATATGTAGTGTAGTAAAaaaaaataaatggaatttaACTCTTTCATGCTTACTTTAACTAGTTATTTCGGTTTTCTACTGGCTGCTTTAACTATAACCCCAGCTCTATTTATTGGCTTGAACAAGATACGTCTTATTTGAATTGACTGAATAATAATAATTCAGAAAAGCAAAATCTTTCTTTGGGATTCCTGATATTCTACGACTCTTTTCCAGACTAATTAGGAATTCTTTTCTTGGTCATTGAGATTCGTGGATAATTTAGAGTACTATTTAGGGATAGATCGTACCTCTTTTTTTATCCCCCCGAACAAATCGAAATGATTGAAGTTTTTCTATTTGGAATCGTCTTAGGCCTAATTCCTATTACTTTAGCGGGATTATTCGTGACTGCGTATTTGCAATACAGGCGTGGGGATCAGTTGGATCTTTGATTGAGTCATTTTTTTTTTTTTATTGACCTCCTCTCTGGTCTGGAGGAGGTCAAATTGGAGTTACAATTCAATTTTGTTAAATTATTTTACTCTGCTTCGACATAAGATAGATGGAATCACGCTCTGTAGGATTTGAACCTACGACATCGGGTTTTGGAGACCCGCGTTCTACCGAACTGAACTAAGAGCGCTTTCATTCAttcaaaaagaaaatctttttctaTTCCTAATGTATCTCACGTACGTATAGTCTCCACAAATTCCAGTTATACCCACTTTACTTTAATTGATCTCGTTGCTACTGCCTATAAAGAAGAAAGAAGTAATAGGTAGGGATGACAGGATTTGAACCTGTGACATTTTGTACCCAAAACAAACGCGCTACCAAGCTGCGCTACATCCCTTTTCCAAATTAAATTGTTGTGCAATGCCATTGTACACAATTCCTGTCTTCTTTTCCACATCATAATTTTCTTATTCTTTCTCTATCTATATATAGAACCCTCGTGTCATTTCTTCTTTTTGGTCTCATATAATTAAGGAATTATATACAGCTAAAATCCAATAGAATTTCGCCTATAAAAGAAAGATTACTTTTCCTTGATAATATATAGGAAGAAGGGgtcatctttttattttttagggATAGGACAATTTCGGAAAATTTCGTCGATTATGGTTCAGTTTATATATAGCATAAGTTTATGATCATATATGTATTCCAACAAGGAAGGAGGATTTTCAATGCGGGATATAAAAACATATCTCTCTGTAGCACCCGTGCTAAGTACTCTATGGTTTGGTGCTTTAGCAGGTTTATTGATAGAAATTAATCGTTTATTCCCGGATGCTTTGTCATTCCCTTTTTTTTAATTCTAGTTATTGCTATGGGAGGGATAGATTTCTTCGTGATATGACAAAATTTTATCTTATCCTTTTCAATCTTTTTTTAGTATCggaaggaaaaagaaagaaaagatggaTTGGGTTGAACCTCAGAGTCATTAAAAATTTGGTAAACCctatttttaaaaatagaaaTTCAATTTAAAGGGGTACCCAAGCTAAATCAGGCCTCAGAAATCAGAGCATAGAAAAAGGCGGGGCTGACTAATTAAATGAAAGGATTTCGAACCAAAATCTTTGCTAATTCGACAAGGATtgtattctttaattatttctctattttttattacttaatttaagaataaaaaaaaattattctaatgaattttattcttcttcttcggattcaaaatagaagaataaaagaataagtagaagaattaAATTAAGTCAATCCAAAAGGAAAAGGAGGTTCATGGCCAAGGGAAAAGATGTTAGAATCAGAGTTATTTTGGAATGCATCAGTTGTGTTCGAAAAGGTGCCAATGAGGAATCGACGGGGATTTCTAGATATAGTACTCAAAAGAATCGCCACAATACACCCGGACAATTAGAATTCAAAAAattttgtcgttattgtcgcaAGCATACGACTCATCACGAAATAAAGAAATAGGAACATCGTGTATTCGATCTTTCCAAACAACAGAAAGAGTAAGAACTTCATATTTTATATATAAATAAAACATAGTATAGAATACAAAATACAAATCAACTCATCTGATTTCCGGTCGATATTATTTCATATGTATAGAGGGTATTCATATACTATAAATATGAATCAAATAAGATATGGATCAAAGAAAAACTACTTCTTCTGGATCCTAAATTAATAAAATAAAGAAGTGCATTTTCCAATTTTAAATTAAATAAGGAATAAATCATGTATACATCTAAACAACCTTTTCTTAAATCTAAGCAACCCTTTAGTAAATCCAAGCAAACTTTTAATAAATCCAAGCAACCCTTTCGTAAATCCAAGCAAACTTTTCGTAAATTCAAACAACCTTTTCGTAAATCTAAACAACCTTTTCGTAGGCGTCCCCGGATTGGCCCGGGAGATCGAATTGATTATAGAAACATGAGTTTAATTAATAGATTTATTAGTGAACAAGGAAAAATATTATCGAGACGAATAAATAGATTAACCTTGAAACAACAACGATTAATTACTCTTGCTATAAAACAGGCTCGTATTTTATCTTTTTTACCGTTTCGTAACTATGAGAACGAAAAACAATTTCAAGCCCAGTCAATTTCAATAATTACAGGTTCTAGACCCAGAAAAAATAGACATATTCCTCAATTAACGCAAAAGTACAATTCCAATCGAAACTTAAGAAACTACAACCAaaatttaagaaacaacaaccggAACTTAAGTTCCGATTGTTGATGTTTTATTCGAATTCGCAAGGGCCAGACCTATATATATTATAAAGAAAGTAATCCAGCTCGTCGATTCCTACCACTtaatcttaatttattgtatcttCCCGGAGTTCCCTCTCCGGGAATTCATCTTTTATTATTCCAGTATATTACTTTATTTATACCTTTAATTGATGATCTTTATTTTATTGGAAATCGTGTAAAGATTATTTGG
Protein-coding regions in this window:
- the LOC123417007 gene encoding 30S ribosomal protein S18, chloroplastic, giving the protein MYTSKQPFLKSKQPFSKSKQTFNKSKQPFRKSKQTFRKFKQPFRKSKQPFRRRPRIGPGDRIDYRNMSLINRFISEQGKILSRRINRLTLKQQRLITLAIKQARILSFLPFRNYENEKQFQAQSISIITGSRPRKNRHIPQLTQKYNSNRNLRNYNQNLRNNNRNLSSDC